Below is a genomic region from Fulvia fulva chromosome 13, complete sequence.
GTTCTCAAGGGTTCAGAAGAGATTGGGCAGTCTGAATTGGATAGGAACTGACAAAGCTTGAGGATGGCACACCCACACGGGCAGTTCTGAAGTGGGAGAAGTTCGAATAGTCCTTGTACCGACAACTGCTTCATGGCCAGGTCTCAAAAAATAACACGTCGCCAATACAAGTCTGCAAGCTCACGAGACGTCACAGCTGTGACAAGCATTGCGCTTCATCCTCAATGCTGACTGTGCCATCAGGCCACCAGGCTGATCAACGAGCACTACTCAATGACCGCTGGCAACGGAGAGTGCCAAGTCGATAGGTACGGCTCGTGTATGCCAAGCAGTGAGACAACCGCCGTTTGTAGGGCAGCATCCTTTTTCAGCACATGAGCACGGTCAGCACCATCTGTGTCAAGGCACAAGATATCGCCATGTTGCGGCCTAGAGATAGGTCCTCCAAGAGCCCCAGGCTCTGTATTGTTCTTTGCAATCATTCGCACGTCGACCTCTCATACCACTGTCGCGCAGAGAGATCAAGCCCTTTGCAAGTACTCAGCGTGCAAGGTCGTGCATCAAGCTATGTACACAACACCGGGTAGTTCTAGGCCATCCGGAAGTGTTGAAGGTCCGGCTGACCTTGAAGCAATTGCCAAGGCGGGCGTGCCTAGTGTGAGGAGCTCTGCAGAGCTGAAGCTGAAGCTCTGAAGCTTCAAGCGAGACCCTGCATTGCGAAGGTCAAACGGCACCTATATCGACAGTAGCATGTCAACCTTGATGTATAAAGCCGAGCTGACCTCGTTCTAGTGTTCTGATCGACTTGTCCTGCAACAGTCTACATACCTTGTCCTGCAACGTTCCACATACCTAGTCCTCCAGTACTAGGTCACATCTCGACATCAGCTCACCACCTCCACACCACATCAGACCCTCATCTCCAGACACCATGCCAGGCGAATACGCAACCTCCTGGCTCGACTGGGAAGCCCAATCCGGCGGCCGCGCCATTATGCACGGCACCCCCGACGAAATCAAAGGCATGTACGAAGGCCTCGTGCAAGCCCTCATGCCCATGGCGCCTCCCTTCAGCGAGAACGTTGACGTAACCGAGGGTGACGTTGAAGGCATCAAATACCGCATCTACAAGCCCAAAGGTGTCGAGGGTCCACTCCCCATTGGCTTCGACACCCACGGCGGCGGCTGGATGACGGGCGATCTCAACTCGGACCATATCCTCTGCGGTGTTATTGCGGAGCATACCAAGTCTGTGGTCGTGAATGTGGATTATCGCCTCACGCCGGAGGTGGCGTATCCGGTGCCGTTGGAGGATTGTTTGAAGGGGTATAAGTGGGTGAGTCAAGCCTCTCTAACCGCCTCAGCATCAAATTCTATTGCTGACATTCTAACACAATAGGCCGCAGCCAACGCCTCCTCCTTCGGCGGCGACCCGAACAAATTCTACACAATCGGCGGCTCAGCCGGCGGCGCCATAGCCCTACAAATCGCCAACAAAATCAAGAAAGACCCAGCCCTCGGCCCCGGCCTCAAGGGCGTCGTCGCTATTGTCCCTGCCACGACGCATTGGGATAACGTGCCAGAGAAATACAAGTCCAAGTACAACTCGTACACCGAGAATAAGGCGGGGACTCCAATCATTGACAAGGAGAGTATGGAGATCTTTTACAAGTGAGTCATTCGTTTGCGCATAGGTTTGGCGGTAAGGATGGGGGAAATGGGACTGCGGTGCTGACGAGAGGAACAGGTATGCGAAGGTTGATCCCAAGGATCCGGAGACGTTCACGATTCTGGCAGAGGAGAATCATAAGAATTTCCCGCCGACGTATTTTGCGAGTTGTGAGTTTGATCCGTTGAGGGATGATGCGTATGTTATGGAGGCGGCGTTGAAGGAGGCTGGTAAGTTCATTCGTTTCCCCAGCCCGAGCATGTGGCACCGTGAGGGTCATGAGGCATTATAGCTGTAGGAGCATTTGGCGTCTGAGGAACACTGACGCTGTGACTGTAGGTGTCCCGACAAAGCACGATCATTACCCTGGACTGCCGCATTACTTCTGGATCATACCAGCTGTGCCGGAGGGACAGGTTTTTATTGGGAATTTGTTGCAGGGGATTGGGTGGATTCAGGGTCAGATGTAGGGGCGTGGAGAAGAGAAGTCAGTTGGTGAGGATCGTTCCGTATGGTCACGGTTATGGCACTCACGAGCCTCGAAAATGCGCAACCATTTCCGGAGATGCACGTCCAGCTATGTACGTCCATGTGCTCTCTCTTCTGTTCCACATGTGCTCGGCAAGTCTTCCCTGAAATTCTACAACACCTTAGTGAATGCCGACCAACGGGCCCACACAATAACGCTTAGGCGTTCTTTGTCCGTGCCACTGACAAGACTCCCTTTCCGAGCAAGCCACTACGCCCATTGTCCAAACAACAAACCACTACCTCGAACATACCCTCGCACAGCACGGCCTGCAGGAGTGCTCTACCAGGAATTGAATCACTCGACAACGTACCCAAATCCACGTCAGCAGACATGACCGCCACCAACGAGAAGACGTCCATCATGGACCTCCCACCCGAGTTGTTCGAGAAAGTCGGCACAATGGTTGACTCGAAGGATCTCGGTGCCCTTCGACTGGTTTCGAGACAGGCCAATAATAATGTCACGCGACTCTTTGCGAACACCCACTTCGGCACTTTAACACTACTTCTCTCCGATAAAGAGAGTCTGCAACGGGGCGTTGTAGTTGCTGCTCATCCCGTGTTCGCACCTTCTGTGCAGAACATCAACGTTTACGTGGACGAGATACCTACGTACGATGATATTGAGCACGAGGTAGAGCTGGAGCGTAAGTATGGGCGCATTGAGCGCAGCTACACAAAGAGAGTCCTTGAGTTCGCCGAGCTTCATGAGGGATGGATGGCTACCGGCGAGCAGATGGCACTTGGCAATGCATATGTACAGCATGTCCTTCTGATGCTGCACCATCTGAAGAAGCATGGTCGTGTCAAGAAGCTCGAGATCTGGGACAACATTGTCTCCGATCAAGCACATTCTCCAATGCGTGCGCTTCAGAAATATGGTGACTTCAGCCCGCGCGAACCCTCTCGCAAGGGACCCTGGGGCATATTTGACGATTAGCGGCCATTGCCAGATGCCTTCAAGCTCAAGGTGCCGTCGCCGCATGAATCAGACTACCTGGAAATCTTACTCGAGGCGTTGTCGCTCAGTGGTCTGGAAATCCAGACCCTGAACATGGGAAGATACTTCGGGCCCAACGAGGATCTCATAACTTCATGCGTCCTACCTGTGCACCTCCTCAATAGCGACGACAAGCTCTTGTCGAACCTCCAGGCTGTGATCGCCAAGTTGCGGACGCTCAAGCTCTCAGTCTGGGTCGATAATCACCAGCCCACCACGAGCAAATTCGCGCATGTCTTCAACCATGCAGCCATTCTTCAGGACTTGGAACTTGAGATCGTCAACCAGAAATGCACGACCCAAGGTCTTAGTCGCTACATCTTTGACCTCCCTTGGTACCAGTATGAGCTGGATACCTCCGATCTTGTCAAGAATTTGCTGCAGCAGACCACCATGCCTGTTTTCGAGAGTTTACGCATCACGGGCGGCACGATCGATCTAGCAGACATTCGCGCCTTTGTGAAGCGACATGGCAGCCTCAAGGTGATATACGCTACTTGGTGCGAGATTCGAGGCATTGGGTCTTATGAAGCTAGCTTCGAAGGCGATCACGCTCGATGGAGCCCGTTGACGATGGATGAGATTCTTGAAGGTACGCCGTTGGAGCAGAAGTTGACCCAGGAGCTAGGAGAGGTCAGGGTCGGGTACTTGAGTATTCCCGAGAGGGATGAGCAGATGTGGGATACGGTGGGATGGTATGGGGCGGTCGATAACTCTCTTGAGCACGATGATGAGGTTGCCGAGTAAGTGCTATGACAATTGATCATAAGATGACAAAATATGTACAGTTCTCATCATTCATGGAGGAGCGTCATCTGCTCTTCTGCTATCGTACATGCTTTGCAAGCAGCCAATCATCTGATCATACAATGCATCCAATGCAGCGCTATGCATCAACCAATCATACTATCATCTCCATCCTGCTtctaagaagaagaagaagtgTAAAAACAGCTCACCGGCTTATCCGCTTTAACAGCCCTCAACGCAACTTCCAAACACCCCTCCTGGAACCCCGGCTTCTTCGCATTCGTGAACCAAATGCTCCAACCAGCATCCTTATTCTTCTCGCCAGGCGGGCAAGCCATGGTCCCAGTCCCGTCGAACTCGAGGTATCCCTTCTTACTAATCGCAAAGCCCTTCCTCTCAGCATTTCGTGGCGTAGGCTTAGCACCGGTAGTGTAACCCGACACACCCTGACCCATTCCACTGCGGTCGATCCAAAGTTGCTGGGGAGTGGCGGAGGCGGCGTAGAGTTATGCTTTGCTGTCCTTGACGTAAAAGGTTGCGAAGTCGGAGTCTTTGTCGCAGGAGGCATCTTGCTTGCCGCCGATGGAGATTCTGCCGTGGGCGGCTGTGATGCCTGTTCTGTGGACTCGGGATCCGGAACTGATTGCGATCAGGCCGAATTTATCGTCCTTCCCGGGGCGTGCGAGAGGGTCATTTGGCTTGGGCTTTGGCTTGGTCTGATCCTTTGGCTTGGGAGCTGGGCGTGGTGATGGCTTTTCCTCCTTCTCGATCTTCGTTGCGAGAGTCCAGGAGTTGGAGGTTCCCTGCTTTACCGATACGCCCTTCTTGAACAGTGTGCAAGAGCCCTTTGTCTGAGCTTCGTCGGTTGCGATGTATTGAGAGATGGCGCAGTCGATTGTGCCGTCGCAGGCTGTAAGGCAGCCTTTGTAGCCGAGCTTGGTCGTGACGATGCGGAGGACGGCATCAGCTTCGGCATCGACCCATTTGGCGCAGTCGAGCTTGTACGCTTGGTTGTTGTTTGAGAGGACTTGGCCGCCCTGGAGCCTGGGACAGGTTGTGGCTTCTTTGATGGATGCGGAATGTGTTGTTGGGGCTGCGATGGCAAGGCCGATGAGGGCAAAGTCGATTAGCTGCATAGCCGTGTCGGTCCCCATGCACCCGCGAATGCACGCTCCAGAGTTTACTAGGAACCCAGGTCTGTACCACATGGCATCGAAACTTTCGCAATTGACAACACACACCGATTCTGCCGCCTCGTACAGTTCGTGAAGGTCGTACAGAGCTCTGCAATGTGACAAAAGAGCTTTAAGCCCAGGAGGCGTGACCAAGACGGAAGATAGAGCCATACGATGCTGTGGGTGTGTGGGTAACAAATGCCTCCGGTAGCCGTCTGTCTCTCCGTAGATGTGGCGTCACTCTGGCTCGTGTTCTGGAGATCTGCCAGTAGAGATCTTCGTATGTGTCATTGCCACTGGATGACTATTCAACTGCATAAACCGAGAGTGTCGGCAATATCGTACGGTACGTATCATGAATGACCTATTTCCAGAGTTTGTGAAAGTCGTGAAGAGGAAGTAGTGGCTGAAGTATTGATCTTGACGTCTGGTTTGAACTTTCTATTTTTGGCATGCCAAGCTGCGCTAGAGACCTTTCACGTGACAGCCCAATGATGCACTTCCTCGCTTTCACATCTTGCTTGAGGAACAACGTCGCACCAAACAAGTCCGCTCCTCTCCACACACACAGAGAGATTCTGCCCACGTCGATGATATTGAGGTCTCTCGCGAAACTTCCATTCGTACCGTGAGCTTCACGAAGTATGCACGGACATGAGCCATTGAGGAAAGAGCTTGGGCATATTGAGGAGATTGAGCATTGCAAATGTGGTCCCAGCGTCAGGACAGAAGGGTGATACTTCATCTGGCCTTGTCCTCTCTTGCAAACGTGATCAGTGATTTCATGGAGCGATGCCTTTTATAGCACGCCCGACTGTGCCCATGGTCGGACGTGCCAGCATACAACCCCGCGAGCGTTTGATGAAGACATTACAAATGAGGCCTACATCAAACGGGAAACAAATTAATCCTGCGGTCTACCCTCGCAGGACTTCCTGTTCGTGCTGAGCGTCCTCCCAGAGTCTGTGAGCTAGGAGTGCCTTCGCGGCCTCAGGCTATCGTAGGTAGCACTTGAAGTGTTTCGATGTGATACTGACTCAGCGTTAACCTGCTTCGAACGTTGTGCAAGGCGGTAGCCCGCAGCGCCAGCTCAGCTTCAGCCTGAAACACCTGCCTAAGGCTCTGTCAGAGAGCGTACCAATCTTGAGCAGGAGCCTACAAGGCGCTCATCATTGTCTTCATCCACAGTGCATCCTCTCATCGTGTCAATCGCAGCCCAACTGACCATGGCTCACCCAGTATACCTCACAAAACTCGACCCCACCCGTCCAGGCATTTCCGACCTAGCCACAGAACTCCGCCTAAAACTCTACGAGCAGATCCTCTCACCAACAGGATTCATCTGCCTCTGTAAAGGCCGCAGCACCTTCGACGCAACCGGTGCCAAGCACATCAACGAAGGGAATGGCATGCAGCTAGAGCACAAAGCCCTCTGCCATGCTCCGATCGGAACCAACGTGCTCCTCTCCTGTCGTCAGATCAAGCAAGAAGCGAAGCCAATTCTGTACGAGCAGAACACTTTCATGTTCACTTGTATGCTGCAGACACCACCTTTCATGAAAATGCTTGGGTCTGTTGGGCAGGTTGGACCAGAGGTCGATTTGCCGTTGCGGATAGTTGACAGAGTCAGATCTGCGTTTTTGTTCCTGGATAGCACTGCAGATTGTAACCAGATGGAGGACGACACCAAGCAGATCTTCGCCGGCATGGCGTCGCTCGAGAGGATCCGGATCGTGTCCGTTGAGGACCAGAACTACAATCTGAGTCATCTGTCAGACTGGAGGAGTACAGCACTGTACGCCATCCTGAGGAACATCCCCCAGACCTGCAAAGTGGCATACGGGACACCGACAGAAGCTGAGAGGTCATTCGTGGCGAATGCAAAGCCGCACTGGGAAACTCGTAGTGCTAGGCATGTGCGTACTGGGAGACCAGTCCACTGCCAAGAGATCGAGTCGCAGCGTTTGGGGAATGAGGCGAAGGAGGGTTTCGAGCGGAAGATTGAAGGTAGTGTGGTGATGCAGTCTTCGGCGTATCCGGGGATGTATATGATCTTCGATGATGTTGTGGGGATGTGAGGTGATAGGAATTAGCCTGCGCTTAGCTCGAGAATGGCCTTTTTTTGATATAGTGCGGTCTCGAACACGTTACAACCCGATACCCCTATCGCCCTATTCCCCTCCTTCACTCTGCCCATCCATACCCCACCAACCCCGTGTCCTCCCCCCTCCCAAACGCCCCCGCCAGCCGACTCTGCACAAAATTAACCAACCCACTCTTCGCCAACACCATAAAAACCCCATTCCTCACCCAAATCCCCCACCCCGTCTGCGGCGCCATAATCGTCTGCACAAAAGGTGGGACCTTCTGCCACTCCTTCAACAAAGGCCGCATTTGTTGTTCATAGCCTTCCAGCGCAGCGGCGATGTCGTTGGGAGATTTTGAAACTTCGCCGGCGAGGATATAGGCAGCGACGAGAGCGGCGGAAGTACCGAAACCAGTAGGACCCGTGGCGTGGCCGGCGTCGCCGACGAGGACGAAGCGACCTGCGTGGAGGGAGGGGAGTTTGAGTTGGAGGATTTCACTGGCGTAGAAGTCGGGCGTTGTGGTCATTTCTTCTGTGACTTCTTTGCAGATCCAGCCCTTGCCATCCAATAATGCCCTCAGATATGCATTCAACGATGCATCTCCCTTGCCATGCGCCTCTCTGAACAGCCTCGTCGACTCCTCGCCATGGCCCATTAGTGTGACTTTATTCCCGCCCTTCCCGTCCTGGCCAACTGCGACCATCAAGCCGCCTGGGATACTGTACCCATGCCCGATGGTGGAGGCATTCAGGTAGTCCTTGGCGGTGGAGAAGTAAGCAGCCCAGGAGTGGGCGGGATGCACGTGGTCGCGGACACCGCAGTTCAGAGCTAGGGCGCGAGTTCGGGACGTTGCGCCAGAGCAGTCGACTACGAGGTCGTAGGTCGACGGTGGGAGGGTAGAGGTAAACGTAACATCCACAGTCCCATCATCCTCATTCTGCCGCAGGGCGGAGATCTGCGTGCCGAAGACATACTTGACTCTCGGATGGTCTCTCGTAAGATCAAATAGAATCCTACTCAAATCCCCCCGGAAAATCTCATACTCACTGACCAAACCCTGCTGTTCAGAACTTCCCGTTGCGCCGATGGTTCCATAACTCTGGCCCTTTGAGTCGACGAAAGCAATGCCCTCGATAGGAGCACGGTGGGCGCGAACGGCGGCTTCCATTCCTGGGATTTTGCGCATGACGGTCACGCCTGCGGTGCGGATGTCGACTGCTTGGCCGCCTTCGCTGCGGAGGGCTGGGAAGCGTTCGATGATTGTGACTTCGGCGCCGGCTTTGGTGAGCCAGTATGCTGCTGCTGGGCCGGCTATTGAGGCGCCGACGATGAGGACGCGGAGTCGGGCCATGATGTAGTTGTTGGTATAGTAGTCAGTGGAGGGGCCTGATGCAGTCGATTGTGTGTTGCTTGGATGCTTGATGTGGGTATCGCAGTTGGTGGTAATGGCGGTTGTGCTGGAGATGATTCATGTCGAATATGCAGGACGCGAAGGCTTCTTATCACGTCTACGACGGACAATGGATATTCCCGCGGACTTCTCATGTTTGGTTGTGTTTGGCGTAGTGTTCCTGCGCCGCATGTTACAATTCTCCTGATGTTGGCTCAGCTCGGGTCCGAATCGAATTGTAGACCCGAGGGTCCACGAAGGATCCTAGTTGATCGACACTGCTAGAAGTCCAACGTTAGAGCACTACAGCAGAAGTATGGTCTGCCCAGTGAACGCTTGTACAAGGGAACAAAAGGCTTCGCTCTTATACCATTAGCAGAACTATTGCAACTTTGTGAAACCGCTCCCGTCCAATGCCACCTCCGCGGCACTGTTTCGCCTCTCTCGCTCAACGCTGCTACCGCTGCTGCGATCATGCTGCACTTCATTCAGCTCATGTGCAGCGACCTTGCGATCTGATGTGGATTTCCTGCTTTCCTGAACAGCAATGGCCTCTTCATGATGCCAAAAGTCCTTCTTACCGCGAGCTGCGCGTTTGAGCCAGCCCGGGAGCACTCCGCCGGGCAGTCTGTATGTCCAGAACTCCTTGTCTTCGATGTTGTAAGGTCTGATGCGATCGCCGGAGATCTTCTCGATGATCCAGACGGTGGTGTTGATCACAATGTATGAGACGATACCACCGATGAGACCATATGCGATACTGTAGGTGAAAGGCATCAAGGCGATCGTGAGGAATGCTGGAATGGCGTCGCCGATGTACTTCCAGTTGATGTCAGTAGCTGCTTTCGCCATCAAAGCTCCCACAATAATGAGCGTTGCACCAGTGGCCCATGGTGGGATAGATGCGAAAATTGGCGCGAAGAAGACGCTGATGAAGAAGCAGAGACCAGTGACCATGCCGGCAATACCAGTCTTGCCGCCTTCCGAAATGCCTGCTCCAGACTCGATGAAGGCTGTGACCGGGGGATTACCGAACAGAGAGCTGATTGAGATGCCGAATGCATCGACCAGATAGGCAGTTGCAGACCCTTCGAAGTCTTGTGTCTCTTCGTCCACAAGGCCGCACATTCCTGCCATGGCGTAGAGACAGCCCGTACAGTCGAGGATATCAACGTACAAGAATGTGAAGAAGGCGATCGCGAATTGACCTCCATGAGCTCCGACCGACCAGTCCTGCGCAACGAGCGTATTCCGTATCGGACGAAACGTTACAATCTGTTTGAAGAAGTCCCACTGCGAATCGCCGAGCTCGGTGTATGGAAAGTAGGTAACGGCAGTACCGCGAGGCCACGAGATAATAGCGACCAGCAAGATGCCCGCGATGATGGCACCTTTGAAGCGGAAGAGCATCAAGAAGACGGCCAGGAATCCGCCACAGAAGATACCGATCCACATGGTAGGATTCCGCATCTTCTCTCCCGACGGACAGGTACCTTCTTCTGTGAACGCTGACTGAACGCAACCAGCGAGCTCAAGTGGCGTCGACTGTGCTCCGGTTACCAGGCCAATACCAGCAGAGTACGTCAAGCCGATCAAGGTCAGATACAGGCCAATACCAACTCCAGTGGCCATCTTGAGAGATCGCGGAATCGCACGAGCGAGCCATTGTCTCATGCCGAGCACGGTCAAAGCAACGAAAACAAGACCTTCGCCGAAGACAGCAGTGAGAGCAACGCGATATGGCACACCTCCGGATCCATGGTAGCCGACCACATTGTAGGCGAAATACGCATTGGTTCCCATGCCAGTGGCGATGCCGATAGGCATGTTGGCGAACAGGCCCATGCAGAACGAAGTGAGCGCGGAAATGGCAGCAGTCGCGGTGACCAGATCCCGATTGATGCCCTGCTTGCACAACAGGTATTCTTGGTTGGTCGCGCAGAGATCGGGACTGTCGGATGGGCAGATGCATGTGCCGCCTGTTTGAGAGACGATGTTGGCGTTGACGGAGATGATGTATGCCATGGCGAAGAAGGTGGCTAAACCGGCGCGAAGTTCAGTGAAGAAATAGCTGCCTTTGCGTTCTTCCGGCTATGAGAGCCATCAGCGTGGTGTCAATGCCATGAGTAGAAAGTAGTAGACTCACATGGCCAGAGCCTGCCAAACGGAAGTATCTGCCAACATAGCTGCGGGCGATGGCAGCATTCGTATCATGGACCCAAGTCTTGAAAGCCATATCAGCAGAAAGCAGGTACGCGACCTGACCGGATTGACGGTGTTGATGCTGTGTAGTGAACAAGCGGGAGTGCGCGCAAACCTGATATATATGCAGACCTACCTTTCCACATGGACACAAGGTCCTGTTCTGGAGGTCGCACCGAAGACCCTTCAACACTTCTCACTTCACATTGTGAGAGCAGATCTAGCCCTGCGAGTTTTCATGACTTTTCCCAGCTTACCCTGCTGAAATGGAGGGAGACGATTGGTGGTAGATTACAAGGAAATGCTTGGCTTGTGGTGGTGAGCTTGGCAGCAGGACTTCATCGGATGAATGTTCGTCGTCAACGTCCGCCGTCTGACGCGGCGCAGTGCGAGAGATAAGACGCTGTGGAGTGTGAAGTGAGAGGAAGCTGGTGTGAAAGAAGAAGACAGCTTGGAACGTTTCGCGCCATCGAGAGACTTTGAAACGTTGCTGCAGCCTGCACGCGACAACGCGACACGTCTTGGCGGTGGCGTAAAGTCAACACGCGAAGGAGTCGCTTTGGTTGCGCCTATCTTTCGCAGACATCTCGCACGTCGCCGGAGACTGCATGTACCCTTTGCCAAGAAGATGATAGGAAACTGTCGATGCTACATTCTTGCAATGTAAAGCTATGATGACCACGAACAGCATCTGAACCCGCCAGCCGCTCCAACATAAAGCCAACAGCACAATGATCCCGATGCTGATGACACCGGACGTGAACACAGCATAGGGCCCAAGGCGTGCCAGTCAGCGCCCTCATATCGGCCAGCCCCGATCGTTGAGATCCTCATAGCTGAGATACCCGGGCAGAGGACCATCCACCGAACAACGTTGAGGATGGACGACTATGCCCGGCAAGAGCATCAACATCGAAGCCAGGATCACTCTTGGGCCCAGAATCTGCACTATCACCCCATCTGACTTCAGCATAGTATCTGGGGTAGGTCAGCCTTACGGACGCACGAAAGACTACCCCAACTTGGGTCTCCAACGACGAAGGCGTTCCACAGAGCGCAAGCGGGCCGGAAGATCGTTCCAGAGCTCGATGCTGACTTGCAGCAGCTCAAACGCTCGTAGATTGATTCGCAGGCACAGCAGCCGTCTGGCTTGACGTCCTTCGACCAGGGCTTCTCTTCCAGGGCAGTGGAAGTACTCAAGCGCTGACGAGCTGGCCACGGAACGACTTTGAACGTCCTTAATCGCTCTTTCTATCGTTAGATCCTGAGAACATCGTCGAGCATTACGCGCATTCTAGGATATGCCTGGAACTCCATCACTACACTGCACTCCACATTCGTGCTGGAGAGGCAATGAGGTTGGCATGAGCCAGGTGTGTCACAATTCGTACGCGCTAGAGCTCACGTTTGCTCATTCAATATACTCCGCCCTCACCGCGACAGCTCTATACCGCACCTTCCCATCCTCAAGTCTCGCAAACGCTTCGCTGAGACCCTCAGCCGTCATCTCGAACTCCTCGACCCAAGGCTTGATCCCATGTCTACTCGCAAAGTCTAGCATCTTGATATGGTTCTCCCGACTCGCCTCCGTCGAGGCTATGAGTTGATGGCCGGGGAGTATGAACGGCATGTAAGGGATTTCGAGAGACTGGTGCAAGTCAGCTATCGTGAAGAGGGAGTTGAGGTGGCAACAGAGGTGCTTACATCCTGTTGAATCGTCATAAGCACAATCGTCGCTCTCCTCGCTAGCAGTGGAAGCAGAGATTCCAGACTGGGAACAGCATTCGAGGTAACAAGGAGCACATCGATCTCACCCGCGGGCGATGATGGAAGAGCAGAAAGATCCAGCACCTCATCAGCCCCCAACCTCTCCGCATCATCCCTCTTCCTCCCCTTCGACCCCGTCAAAGCCGTCACACCACACCCCATAGCCCTCGCAAACATCACCGCCAAATGCCCCAACCCTCACACTCCCACAATTCCCACTCTATCACTCGGCTTCGTCCCCGCAGCATCAAGAGCCTCAAACACAGAAGCGCCCGCACACATCAACGGCGCCGCAAATTTACTCTCAATACTCTCGGGAATCAAATACGCAAACTCCGCATCAATAACATGCCAATCCCCAAACGCGCCCTGATCCTCATCACAGAACGCAAATCCACGCGCTGCAGCGCAGTACTGGCGGTAACCTTGGGTGCAGGTGGTGCAGTGGCTGCAAGATTGGCGGAGCCAGCCCCAGCCTACTCGATCGCCTGTTTTGAGATGTGTCACGGCTGGACCTGTGGCTGTGATGGTTCCGACGCCTTCGTGGCCGAGGCAGATGCCTTTGTTCATTTGTTTGGCGTGGACGTCGGTGTAGCATATTCCGGAGTGGGTTGTTTTGATTAGGATGTCGTTGTGGTTGAGGTTGCGGGTTGTGGATTTCTGTGTGAATTGTTTTGAGTTGTGGTTGTAGTGGAAGCTTGTGACTGTGTGTTCCTTTTCCATCGTTATGGCTGCCTGTTCATAGCAAAGTTATGGTGGAAAGATGTGGTAAGCAGTTTCGGGGGATGTTAGCTGATTGATTGAAGATGAAGTTACGAGATGACGTGGAGGAGCTTTCGAATGAAGATTTCGAATGAAGCTTTCGACGGTGTGCACGGTGCAGGGAAAGAGAGTAGAGG
It encodes:
- a CDS encoding Aldehyde reductase AdhA, encoding MEKEHTVTSFHYNHNSKQFTQKSTTRNLNHNDILIKTTHSGICYTDVHAKQMNKGICLGHEGVGTITATGPAVTHLKTGDRVGWGWLRQSCSHCTTCTQGYRQYCAAARGFAFCDEDQGAFGDWHVIDAEFAYLIPESIESKFAAPLMCAGASVFEALDAAGTKPRLGHLAVMFARAMGCGVTALTGSKGRKRDDAERLGADEVLDLSALPSSPAGEIDVLLVTSNAVPSLESLLPLLARRATIVLMTIQQDSLEIPYMPFILPGHQLIASTEASRENHIKMLDFASRHGIKPWVEEFEMTAEGLSEAFARLEDGKVRYRAVAVRAEYIE
- a CDS encoding Cell wall protein phiA, with the translated sequence MGQGVSGYTTGAKPTPRNAERKGFAISKKGYLEFDGTGTMACPPGEKNKDAGWSIWFTNAKKPGFQEGCLEVALRAVKADKPVSCFYTSSSS
- a CDS encoding Efflux pump, with the translated sequence MAFKTWVHDTNAAIARSYVGRYFRLAGSGHPEERKGSYFFTELRAGLATFFAMAYIISVNANIVSQTGGTCICPSDSPDLCATNQEYLLCKQGINRDLVTATAAISALTSFCMGLFANMPIGIATGMGTNAYFAYNVVGYHGSGGVPYRVALTAVFGEGLVFVALTVLGMRQWLARAIPRSLKMATGVGIGLYLTLIGLTYSAGIGLVTGAQSTPLELAGCVQSAFTEEGTCPSGEKMRNPTMWIGIFCGGFLAVFLMLFRFKGAIIAGILLVAIISWPRGTAVTYFPYTELGDSQWDFFKQIVTFRPIRNTLVAQDWSVGAHGGQFAIAFFTFLYVDILDCTGCLYAMAGMCGLVDEETQDFEGSATAYLVDAFGISISSLFGNPPVTAFIESGAGISEGGKTGIAGMVTGLCFFISVFFAPIFASIPPWATGATLIIVGALMAKAATDINWKYIGDAIPAFLTIALMPFTYSIAYGLIGGIVSYIVINTTVWIIEKISGDRIRPYNIEDKEFWTYRLPGGVLPGWLKRAARGKKDFWHHEEAIAVQESRKSTSDRKVAAHELNEVQHDRSSGSSVERERRNSAAEVALDGSGFTKLQ
- a CDS encoding Versiconal hemiacetal acetate esterase codes for the protein MPGEYATSWLDWEAQSGGRAIMHGTPDEIKGMYEGLVQALMPMAPPFSENVDVTEGDVEGIKYRIYKPKGVEGPLPIGFDTHGGGWMTGDLNSDHILCGVIAEHTKSVVVNVDYRLTPEVAYPVPLEDCLKGYKWAAANASSFGGDPNKFYTIGGSAGGAIALQIANKIKKDPALGPGLKGVVAIVPATTHWDNVPEKYKSKYNSYTENKAGTPIIDKESMEIFYKYAKVDPKDPETFTILAEENHKNFPPTYFASCEFDPLRDDAYVMEAALKEAGVPTKHDHYPGLPHYFWIIPAVPEGQVFIGNLLQGIGWIQGQM
- a CDS encoding FAD-dependent monooxygenase asL4, with the translated sequence MARLRVLIVGASIAGPAAAYWLTKAGAEVTIIERFPALRSEGGQAVDIRTAGVTVMRKIPGMEAAVRAHRAPIEGIAFVDSKGQSYGTIGATGSSEQQGLVSEYEIFRGDLSRILFDLTRDHPRVKYVFGTQISALRQNEDDGTVDVTFTSTLPPSTYDLVVDCSGATSRTRALALNCGVRDHVHPAHSWAAYFSTAKDYLNASTIGHGYSIPGGLMVAVGQDGKGGNKVTLMGHGEESTRLFREAHGKGDASLNAYLRALLDGKGWICKEVTEEMTTTPDFYASEILQLKLPSLHAGRFVLVGDAGHATGPTGFGTSAALVAAYILAGEVSKSPNDIAAALEGYEQQMRPLLKEWQKVPPFVQTIMAPQTGWGIWVRNGVFMVLAKSGLVNFVQSRLAGAFGRGEDTGLVGYGWAE